Proteins found in one Triticum urartu cultivar G1812 chromosome 4, Tu2.1, whole genome shotgun sequence genomic segment:
- the LOC125550878 gene encoding protein transport protein Sec24-like CEF: MSRPPPPFTPQNPTPAPNPGGPASTLPASFSNLQISRAPPPSASAGPPPGDGPVPSSIRGPQAPPPGARPFPGSPPPPLQPGSLFARPAAPVQQSPPFGGPPAASLQQSPPFGGPPAAQPLQPQQRSPFNGPPSVLPPQVQRAPFGGPPGAPQARPFGGPPAAVSQPAPFGGSSVATAQSAPYSAGPPPPFGGPPGAVPPPAYSGGKIPPFGAAPAPLQQGPYGGPPQFGGQRQGLQPPPFGAQTAPASQPPPFMGVPGANAPSFGPPGWQGQARPGAVRMPGGMPPNALGHGMPSTPTMPYSPHAGAQVSTPSNIDPNQIPRPIAETSVIIFETRQGGQAAVPPAASSEFIVKDTGNCSPRLMRCTLNQIPCTGDLLTTSAMPLALMVQPFALPHPSEEAIQLVDFGEMGPVRCSRCKAYINPFMRFVDQGKIFICNLCGFSNDTPREYLCNLGPDGRRRDADDRPELCRGTVEFIATKEFLVREPMPAVYFFLVDVSMNAVQTGVTAASCSAISQVLSDLPEGPRTMVGIATFDSTIHFYSLKNARQQPLMFIVPDVQDVYTPLQMDLILPVSECRDSLEQLLESIPSMFENNRVADSAFGAAMKAGFLAMKPTGGKLLVFQSVLPSVGTGSLSARETDARSNISTGDKEAHKLLQPVDKTLKTMALEFAEYQVCVDVFLATQSYTDIASISVVPSTTGGRVYYYFPFSAVSDPAKLFNDLRWNITKPQGFEAVMRVRCSQGLQVQDYSGNFCKRVPTDIDLPAIDSDKTIMVTFKHDDKFQENTECGFQCALLYTTVYGQRRIRVINISLPCTSTLNNLFRYADQEAQFTYVVKQAANGIPSSSLSQVRDQVISTCINILQSYRKHCASVSSSGQLILPEALKLLPLYTLALIKSIGLRNDGRVDDRSYWVSVVSSVSVLLAIPLVFPRMIALHDLTSRDDEDSLIPNPLTLNSENIQDDGVYLLENGEDGFIYVGNAVNPATLEQIFGFSSLAGAPNLLALEQFDNALSRKVNEVVNEIRRQRCSYLRLRLCRKGDPSGDFFRSLLVEDKTPGGLSYVEFLVHVHRQIQSKMT; this comes from the exons ATGTCGAGGCCGCCGCCCCCTTTCACGCCGCAAAACCCTACCCCCGCCCCCAACCCTGGGGGTCCCGCCTCCACTCTCCCGGCTTCCTTCTCCAACCTCCAGATCTCGCGCGCTCCACCGCCATCTGCTTCCGCCGGGCCGCCGCCAGGGGATGGCCCCGTGCCGTCGTCGATCCGAGGTCCGCAGGCACCCCCTCCTGGCGCCCGCCCGTTCCCTGGCagtccgccgccgccgttgcaGCCGGGCTCGCTCTTCGCCCGGCCTGCGGCGCCGGTCCAGCAGTCCCCTCCCTTTGGCGGTCCACCCGCGGCGTCGCTCCAGCAGTCCCCTCCCTTTGGCGGCCCACCCGCTGCGCAGCCGTTGCAGCCGCAGCAGAGATCTCCCTTCAACGGCCCGCCGTCCGTGTTGCCGCCGCAGGTGCAGCGAGCACCGTTCGGAGGTCCGCCTGGGGCACCCCAGGCTCGTCCGTTCGGTGGCCCACCTGCTGCGGTGTCGCAGCCTGCTCCTTTCGGTGGCTCTTCTGTAGCAACAGCTCAATCAGCTCCGTATTCAGCAGGTCCGCCACCACCGTTTGGCGGGCCGCCTGGGGCAGTGCCTCCTCCGGCGTACTCCGGAGGGAAGATCCCCCCGTTTGGGGCTGCACCGGCGCCCTTGCAGCAGGGTCCTTATGGTGGGCCTCCCCAGTTTGGGGGGCAGAGACAAGGATTGCAGCCTCCGCCATTTGGGGCTCAGACTGCTCCTGCATCTCAGCCACCGCCGTTCATGGGGGTTCCTGGGGCTAATGCACCATCATTTGGGCCTCCAGGGTGGCAAGGGCAGGCACGGCCAGGAGCCGTGAGAATGCCTGGTGGCATGCCGCCTAATGCACTAGGCCACGGGATGCCGTCCACGCCCACCATGCCATACTCTCCCCATGCTGGAGCCCAGGTCTCTACGCCATCCAACATTGACCCTAATCAGATTCCGCGTCCTATCGCCGAGACATCAGTCATCATTTTTGAGACCCGGCAAGGTGGCCAAGCAGCAGTTCCACCG GCTGCATCAAGTGAATTTATTGTGAAGGACACCGGCAACTGCAGTCCCCGTTTGATGCGGTGCACCTTGAATCAG ATACCATGTACAGGTGATCTCTTGACAACATCAGCAATGCCATTGGCTTTAATGGTGCAACCTTTTGCTCTTCCTCATCCTTCTGAGGAGGCTATCCAGCTCGTGGATTTTGGGGAGATGGGCCCTGTCAGGTGTTCTCGCTGCAAAGCATACATAAATCCTTTCATGAGATTTGTTGATCAAGGGAAAATTTTCATCTGCAACTTATGTGGATTTAGCAATGATACTCCAAGGGAGTACTTGTGCAACTTAGGGCCTGATGGTAGGCGACGTGATGCTGATGATAGGCCTGAGTTATGCAGAGGAACAGTTGAGTTCATTGCCACCAAGGAATTTCTGGTCCGGGAACCAATGCCAGCTGTGTATTTCTTCCTTGTTGATGTCTCCATGAATGCCGTACAGACTGGTGTAACTGCTGCGTCTTGCAGTGCAATATCCCAGGTTCTTTCTGATCTTCCTGAAGGTCCCCGAACGATGGTTGGAATTGCGACATTTGATTCAACTATTCACTTCTATAGTCTGAAAAATGCTCGACAACAGCCTTTGATGTTTATCGTTCCCGACGTCCAAGATGTGTATACTCCACTTCAGATGGACTTAATTCTCCCAGTTTCCGAGTGCCGTGATAGTTTGGAGCAACTTCTGGAGAGCATCCCCAGCATGTTTGAGAACAATAGGGTTGCTGATTCAGCATTTGGGGCAGCTATGAAGGCAGGTTTCTTAGCTATGAAGCCCACTGGTGGAAAGTTGCTTGTGTTTCAGTCAGTGCTACCATCAGTTGGGACTGGCTCATTATCTGCAAGGGAAACTGATGCTAGATCTAATATTTCCACTGGAGATAAGGAAGCACATAAGCTCCTGCAGCCTGTTGATAAGACACTCAAGACAATGGCACTAGAATTTGCTGAGTATCAAGTTTGTGTGGATGTGTTCCTTGCCACACAGTCATACACAGATATTGCTTCGATATCAGTTGTTCCCAGTACCACTGGTGGCAGGGTTTACTACTACTTCCCATTTTCTGCTGTTTCTGATCCAGCCAAACTCTTCAATGATCTCAGATGGAATATCACTAAACCCCAGGGATTTGAGGCTGTCATGCGTGTCAGGTGCAGTCAGGGCCTTCAAGTTCAAGACTATTCTGGCAACTTCTGCAAGCGTGTTCCTACTGATATTGATTTGCCTGCGATTGACTCCGACAAAACCATAATGGTTACCTTCAAGCATGATGATAAGTTTCAGGAGAACACAGAATGTGGTTTTCAGTGCGCACTTCTTTACACCACGGTATATGGGCAAAGAAGGATAAGGGTCATAAATATTTCACTTCCATGCACAAGCACACTCAACAATCTTTTCCGATATGCTGATCAGGAAGCACAGTTTACTTATGTTGTTAAGCAAGCTGCAAATGGCATTCCATCAAGTTCTCTGTCCCAAGTTAGGGACCAGGTGATAAGTACCTGCATCAATATTCTCCAGTCCTACCGAAAACATTGTGCATCTGTAAGTTCTTCTGGACAGTTAATTCTTCCGGAGGCTTTAAAACTTCTGCCTTTGTATACTCTGGCCTTGATTAAAAGCATAGGACTGAGGAATGATGGGAGAGTAGACGATCGGTCCTATTGGGTCTCTGTTGTCTCCTCAGTTTCTGTGTTATTAGCCATTCCATTGGTGTTTCCTAGGATGATTGCTCTCCATGATCTTACATCAAGGGATGATGAGGATTCCCTTATTCCAAATCCCCTTACTCTCAATAGTGAGAATATACAGGATGATGGGGTTTATTTATTGGAAAATGGCGAGGATGGTTTTATTTATGTTGGAAATGCGGTGAACCCTGCCACCCTGGAGCAAATATTTGGTTTCTCATCTTTGGCTGGTGCACCAAACCTGCTGGCATTGGAGCAATTTGATAATGCATTGTCCAGGAAAGTAAATGAAGTTGTGAACGAAATAAGGCGACAGAGATGCTCTTACTTGAGACTGAGACTGTGCCGAAAGGGCGACCCATCTGGAGATTTCTTCCGTTCGCTGCTGGTCGAGGACAAAACACCTGGTGGCCTTTCCTATGTGGAGTTCCTCGTGCATGTTCACAGGCAAATCCAGAGCAAGATGACCTGA